Proteins co-encoded in one Epinephelus moara isolate mb chromosome 11, YSFRI_EMoa_1.0, whole genome shotgun sequence genomic window:
- the LOC126398148 gene encoding uncharacterized protein LOC126398148, which translates to MKVEAPVHKVNIQQVENRITCSSEGIYPEPQLTWSTNPPSSVILQNKTTVQQTEQQLYNINSYLIVSESAPDLVYSCTVSTRRNWRRASLFKPTSINSSDSKTTIPCTASNTPLSDLIWRFNHSQIILKQTRANVPYTVSEEWRQHVKSVSESGNLTLQDVSSDQDGIYTCELSDDKETYVTNTFLRIKKGQGQGTGLVAGIVVGVLLLVILAVLGFLLYKKYKKPNFGQSENTGKSQEEDELSGVKVPINTSGQTEESAGYE; encoded by the exons atgAAAGTGGAAG CGCCGGTCCATAAAGTCAACATTCAGCAGGTGGAAAACAGGATCACCTGCAGCTCAGAGGGGATCTACCCTGAGCCTCAGCTCACCTGGTCCACCAACCCTCCATCCAGTGTGATCCTCCAGAACAAAACCACAGTCCAGCAGACTGAACAGCAGCTTTACAATATCAACAGTTATCTGATAGTTTCAGAAAGTGCTCCTGACCTTGTCTACAGCTGCACTGTCAGCACTCGCAGAAACTGGAGGAGAGCCAGTTTGTTCAAACCTA CTTCTATCAATAGTTCAGACTCTAAAACAACAATCCCCTGCACTGCCTCAAACACTCCACTATCAGACCTCATCTGGAGGTTCAACCACAGTCAGATCATCCTGAAACAGACCAGGGCCAACGTCCCCTACACAGTGTCAGAGGAGTGGAGGCAGCATGTGAAGAGTGTGTCTGAGTCAGGCAACCTCACACTGCAGGACGTGTCTTCAGATCAGGATGGGATATACACCTGTGAGCTCAGTGATGATAAGGAGACATACGTAACCAACACCTTTCTGAGGATAaagaaaggtcaaggtcaag gcACTGGTCTTGTTGCAGGCATTGTAGTTGGTGTACTGCTTTTAGTCATTTTGGCTGTACTAGGCTTTCTGCTCtacaagaaatataaaaaaccAAACTTTGGACAGTCGGAAAAT ACTGGAAAAAGTCAAGAGGAGGACGAACTATCAGGCGTCAAAGTACCCATAAA CACCTCTGGTCAAACTGAAGAAAGTGCAGGATATGAATGA
- the buc2l gene encoding uncharacterized protein buc2l isoform X2: MEAATSTFQQYGLGPRGPNPTYRAQQAQGPHQPTAGPSAAPRPEEQHHKPFFYIQPSQPYMPMQSMQWPVQVPMPVSYNPYCGYPGLGYGMPVMPHFQPNPYMEPPGFVVPHTHLHLMDYRRILNPQYYQTMAYHSRRFRYQHNNQTREMTSSEMQTEPMSATQKTSTPGPNEVGASSSLPVPSSDSSPTVLTSQPLLPALAVQNGNNSLELEDTVPTSATRMPPNGSFVIQTEEVRIECCTTPVGLQLLHAHETAEVSHSFSQDVVQCSSSVLQGRVLQDEGQCLPADQSEQALQACPDILLVGTPSSGEKIPALEESRNQTDPVTAASDDIGSRVAAHSDIQETSSEKDLNTSSKNLHVKVVRLPFDPKYLDELWKMESTVWSVEETVIPSPDSLIQNGHTESHDETLVGEAEVPLADVLTVREEAAIEEVVPMTEMPPLAEDELEDIVPTVEEGPTDDMVSEIDMCTVMDVPVSEYAPMTELTHTEEVALAPNLPLLDNSPLKAEKNQHRQETNVQDHQDTSFESLPAYLPSTSWLADFDSVYCSKMPPTPKKHNRPQTSRVFDVPTRRRKLDLDYKEQPTVRKPKERYKPKGKVDRRSLSDHECCLNRNLNENAFAPCASRRERLCSRCLAKSSICTSVSPGLDGHSIKRKAVPFQQWSDLPTCEACKFHSKKHLMRKGSGPDVRGPHHGHNSEGESSENGSCCWRPSDHLRKHNKRPLASKQNVEKCPAAMYPKLRERNCVCNEPQHQTVAWEKLRHCPHGNAIREIDENCAAPVSLQDKWRTMDQIYLTHRRQTEKSQKAVIPNPDSDGAKNEARSPHFKKHKKSQPQSQGTHRKDTRC; encoded by the exons ATGGAGGCAGCCACGTCTACCTTCCAACAATATGGTCTTGGCCCTCGGGGTCCAAACCCAACATACAGAGCTCAGCAGGCCCAGGGGCCCCATCAACCAACTGCAGGGCCTTCAGCAGCTCCACGTCCTGAGGAGCAGCACCACAAACCTTTCTTCTACATACAGCCCTCGCAGCCATACATGCCCATGCAGAGCATGCAGTGGCCTGTGCAGGTGCCAATGCCTGTGTCCTACAACCCGTACTGTGGCTACCCTGGTCTAG GTTATGGTATGCCAGTGATGCCCCACTTTCAGCCAAATCCCTACATGGAGCCACCTGGCTTTGTTGTCCCCCATACCCATCTCCATTTGATGGACTACCGACGCATACTCAACCCTCAGTATTACCAGACCATGGCCTACCACTCCCGCAGGTTCCGCTACCAGCACAACAACCAGACCAGAGAAATGACCAGCTCTGAGATGCAAACTGAGCCAATGTCTGCAACCCAGAAGACCAGCACTCCAGGTCCCAATGAAGTTGGGGCCTCCAGTAGCCTCCCAGTCCCCAGCAGCGACAGCAGCCCCACTGTCCTCACCAGTCAGCCGCTCTTACCAGCCTTGGCTGTGCAGAACGGGAATAATTCTCTGGAGCTTGAGGACACAGTGCCCACTTCCGCCACCAGGATGCCACCAAATGGAAGCTTTGTGATTCAGACAGAGGAGGTGAGGATTGAGTGCTGCACCACGCCAGTGGGACTGCAACTCCTGCACGCTCATGAGACTGCAGAAGTATCCCACAGCTTTTCCCAAGACGTCGTCCAGTGCAGTAGCTCTGTCCTCCAGGGTCGTGTGCTGCAGGATGAGGGACAGTGCCTTCCTGCAGACCAGTCAGAGCAGGCACTCCAAGCTTGTCCTGACATCCTGTTAGTTGGGACGCCAAGCAGTGGTGAGAAGATCCCTGCTCTGGAGGAGTCCAGGAACCAGACGGACCCTGTGACTGCTGCCTCTGATGACATTGGTTCCAGAGTGGCAGCTCACAGTGACATTCAGGAGACGAGCAGTGAGAAGGATCTGAACACATCATCCAAGAATCTTCATGTCAAAGTCGTTCGTCTGCCCTTCGACCCCAAGTACCTCGATGAGCTGTGGAAGATGGAGTCCACTGTTTGGTCAGTGGAGGAAACTGTGATTCCCTCCCCTGACTCACTGATCCAAAATGGCCACACAGAGTCTCATGATGAAACACTGGTTGGTGAAGCTGAAGTGCCCTTAGCAGATGTACTGACGGTGAGAGAGGAGGCTGCTATAGAAGAGGTTGTCCCCATGACTGAGATGCCTCCTCTGGCAGAGGATGAACTGGAGGACATAGTTCCCACTGTGGAAGAGGGTCCTACAGATGATATGGTGTCTGAAATTGATATGTGCACCGTGATGGATGTTCCTGTTTCAGAGTATGCTCCTATGACTGAGCTGACCCACACAGAAGAGGTGGCTCTTGCACCCAACTTGCCGTTGTTGGATAATTCGCCTCTTAAGGCAGAAAAAAACCAACATAGACAAGAAACAAACGTCCAAGATCACCAAGACACTTCATTTGAATCATTGCCCGCCTACCTCCCTTCAACCAGCTGGCTTGCTGATTTTGATAGTGTGTACTGCAGCAAGATGCCACCAACTCCCAAGAAGCACAACAGACCTCAGACCAGCCGCGTGTTTGATGTGCCAACCAGAAGAAGAAAACTAGATCTAGACTACAAAGAACAACCTACCGTCCGCAAGCCAAAAGAAAGGTACAAACCCAAAGGGAAGGTGGATCGGAGAAGCCTCTCTGACCATGAATGCTGTCTTAACAGAAATCTCAATGAGAATGCATTCGCCCCCTGTGCATCCAGGAGGGAGCGACTTTGCTCCAGATGTCTGGCAAAAAGCAGTATCTGCACGTCTGTCAGTCCAGGACTCGACGGTCACTCcataaaaagaaaagctgttCCTTTCCAACAGTGGAGTGACTTACCAACATGTGAAGCCTGTAAATTTCACTCCAAGAAACATCTGATGAGAAAAGGCTCCGGTCCTGATGTCCGTGGCCCTCATCACGGACACAACAGTGAGGGGGAATCTTCTGAGAATGGCTCATGTTGCTGGAGGCCGTCTGATCATCTGAGGAAGCACAACAAGAGACCACTAGCTTCCAAGCAAAATGTGGAGAAATGTCCTGCAGCGATGTACCCAAAGCTGAGGGAAAGGAACTGTGTGTGCAATGAGCCGCAGCATCAGACTGTCGCATGGGAGAAGCTGCGCCACTGTCCCCATGGCAACGCCATCCGAGAGATCGACGAGAACTGTGCTGCGCCAGTTTCCCTCCAGGACAAATGGAGGACAATGGATCAGATTTACTTGACACACAGAAGGCAAACag AGAAGTCACAGAAAGCAGTGATTCCTAACCCTGACAGTGACGGTGCCAAGAATGAGGCCAGATcaccacattttaaaaaacacaagaaatcaCAACCACAGTCACAAG gaaCTCATAGAAAAGACACAAGATGCTAA
- the buc2l gene encoding uncharacterized protein buc2l isoform X1 codes for MEAATSTFQQYGLGPRGPNPTYRAQQAQGPHQPTAGPSAAPRPEEQHHKPFFYIQPSQPYMPMQSMQWPVQVPMPVSYNPYCGYPGLGYGMPVMPHFQPNPYMEPPGFVVPHTHLHLMDYRRILNPQYYQTMAYHSRRFRYQHNNQTREMTSSEMQTEPMSATQKTSTPGPNEVGASSSLPVPSSDSSPTVLTSQPLLPALAVQNGNNSLELEDTVPTSATRMPPNGSFVIQTEEVRIECCTTPVGLQLLHAHETAEVSHSFSQDVVQCSSSVLQGRVLQDEGQCLPADQSEQALQACPDILLVGTPSSGEKIPALEESRNQTDPVTAASDDIGSRVAAHSDIQETSSEKDLNTSSKNLHVKVVRLPFDPKYLDELWKMESTVWSVEETVIPSPDSLIQNGHTESHDETLVGEAEVPLADVLTVREEAAIEEVVPMTEMPPLAEDELEDIVPTVEEGPTDDMVSEIDMCTVMDVPVSEYAPMTELTHTEEVALAPNLPLLDNSPLKAEKNQHRQETNVQDHQDTSFESLPAYLPSTSWLADFDSVYCSKMPPTPKKHNRPQTSRVFDVPTRRRKLDLDYKEQPTVRKPKERYKPKGKVDRRSLSDHECCLNRNLNENAFAPCASRRERLCSRCLAKSSICTSVSPGLDGHSIKRKAVPFQQWSDLPTCEACKFHSKKHLMRKGSGPDVRGPHHGHNSEGESSENGSCCWRPSDHLRKHNKRPLASKQNVEKCPAAMYPKLRERNCVCNEPQHQTVAWEKLRHCPHGNAIREIDENCAAPVSLQDKWRTMDQIYLTHRRQTEKSQKAVIPNPDSDGAKNEARSPHFKKHKKSQPQSQGLILVFYFTVL; via the exons ATGGAGGCAGCCACGTCTACCTTCCAACAATATGGTCTTGGCCCTCGGGGTCCAAACCCAACATACAGAGCTCAGCAGGCCCAGGGGCCCCATCAACCAACTGCAGGGCCTTCAGCAGCTCCACGTCCTGAGGAGCAGCACCACAAACCTTTCTTCTACATACAGCCCTCGCAGCCATACATGCCCATGCAGAGCATGCAGTGGCCTGTGCAGGTGCCAATGCCTGTGTCCTACAACCCGTACTGTGGCTACCCTGGTCTAG GTTATGGTATGCCAGTGATGCCCCACTTTCAGCCAAATCCCTACATGGAGCCACCTGGCTTTGTTGTCCCCCATACCCATCTCCATTTGATGGACTACCGACGCATACTCAACCCTCAGTATTACCAGACCATGGCCTACCACTCCCGCAGGTTCCGCTACCAGCACAACAACCAGACCAGAGAAATGACCAGCTCTGAGATGCAAACTGAGCCAATGTCTGCAACCCAGAAGACCAGCACTCCAGGTCCCAATGAAGTTGGGGCCTCCAGTAGCCTCCCAGTCCCCAGCAGCGACAGCAGCCCCACTGTCCTCACCAGTCAGCCGCTCTTACCAGCCTTGGCTGTGCAGAACGGGAATAATTCTCTGGAGCTTGAGGACACAGTGCCCACTTCCGCCACCAGGATGCCACCAAATGGAAGCTTTGTGATTCAGACAGAGGAGGTGAGGATTGAGTGCTGCACCACGCCAGTGGGACTGCAACTCCTGCACGCTCATGAGACTGCAGAAGTATCCCACAGCTTTTCCCAAGACGTCGTCCAGTGCAGTAGCTCTGTCCTCCAGGGTCGTGTGCTGCAGGATGAGGGACAGTGCCTTCCTGCAGACCAGTCAGAGCAGGCACTCCAAGCTTGTCCTGACATCCTGTTAGTTGGGACGCCAAGCAGTGGTGAGAAGATCCCTGCTCTGGAGGAGTCCAGGAACCAGACGGACCCTGTGACTGCTGCCTCTGATGACATTGGTTCCAGAGTGGCAGCTCACAGTGACATTCAGGAGACGAGCAGTGAGAAGGATCTGAACACATCATCCAAGAATCTTCATGTCAAAGTCGTTCGTCTGCCCTTCGACCCCAAGTACCTCGATGAGCTGTGGAAGATGGAGTCCACTGTTTGGTCAGTGGAGGAAACTGTGATTCCCTCCCCTGACTCACTGATCCAAAATGGCCACACAGAGTCTCATGATGAAACACTGGTTGGTGAAGCTGAAGTGCCCTTAGCAGATGTACTGACGGTGAGAGAGGAGGCTGCTATAGAAGAGGTTGTCCCCATGACTGAGATGCCTCCTCTGGCAGAGGATGAACTGGAGGACATAGTTCCCACTGTGGAAGAGGGTCCTACAGATGATATGGTGTCTGAAATTGATATGTGCACCGTGATGGATGTTCCTGTTTCAGAGTATGCTCCTATGACTGAGCTGACCCACACAGAAGAGGTGGCTCTTGCACCCAACTTGCCGTTGTTGGATAATTCGCCTCTTAAGGCAGAAAAAAACCAACATAGACAAGAAACAAACGTCCAAGATCACCAAGACACTTCATTTGAATCATTGCCCGCCTACCTCCCTTCAACCAGCTGGCTTGCTGATTTTGATAGTGTGTACTGCAGCAAGATGCCACCAACTCCCAAGAAGCACAACAGACCTCAGACCAGCCGCGTGTTTGATGTGCCAACCAGAAGAAGAAAACTAGATCTAGACTACAAAGAACAACCTACCGTCCGCAAGCCAAAAGAAAGGTACAAACCCAAAGGGAAGGTGGATCGGAGAAGCCTCTCTGACCATGAATGCTGTCTTAACAGAAATCTCAATGAGAATGCATTCGCCCCCTGTGCATCCAGGAGGGAGCGACTTTGCTCCAGATGTCTGGCAAAAAGCAGTATCTGCACGTCTGTCAGTCCAGGACTCGACGGTCACTCcataaaaagaaaagctgttCCTTTCCAACAGTGGAGTGACTTACCAACATGTGAAGCCTGTAAATTTCACTCCAAGAAACATCTGATGAGAAAAGGCTCCGGTCCTGATGTCCGTGGCCCTCATCACGGACACAACAGTGAGGGGGAATCTTCTGAGAATGGCTCATGTTGCTGGAGGCCGTCTGATCATCTGAGGAAGCACAACAAGAGACCACTAGCTTCCAAGCAAAATGTGGAGAAATGTCCTGCAGCGATGTACCCAAAGCTGAGGGAAAGGAACTGTGTGTGCAATGAGCCGCAGCATCAGACTGTCGCATGGGAGAAGCTGCGCCACTGTCCCCATGGCAACGCCATCCGAGAGATCGACGAGAACTGTGCTGCGCCAGTTTCCCTCCAGGACAAATGGAGGACAATGGATCAGATTTACTTGACACACAGAAGGCAAACag AGAAGTCACAGAAAGCAGTGATTCCTAACCCTGACAGTGACGGTGCCAAGAATGAGGCCAGATcaccacattttaaaaaacacaagaaatcaCAACCACAGTCACAAGGTTTGATTTTGGTATTTTactttactgtactgtaa